The Coccidioides posadasii str. Silveira chromosome 3, complete sequence genome contains a region encoding:
- a CDS encoding uncharacterized protein (TransMembrane:3 (i5-22o42-61i73-99o)), translating into MGVELCISVLFLSAILLYHVFYRALSSYLLAFYASTLPSDDGLQNVIGILFKNSFLLSLYLSHNNIGSSFGGVLMAPINIVPGAACLPKVFLAFNFSIVDGLRLRGLMK; encoded by the coding sequence ATGGGGGTGGAGTTATGCATCTCagttttgtttctttctGCTATTCTGTTGTATCATGTGTTCTATAGGGCTTTATCTTCCTACCTTTTAGCTTTCTATGCTTCAACATTGCCTTCCGATGATGGCTTGCAGAATGTCATAGGGATTCTGTTCAAAAACTCTTTTTTACTCTCTCTCTACTTGAGCCACAACAATATCGGATCCTCCTTTGGGGGTGTGTTGATGGCGCCTATCAACATTGTCCCCGGTGCAGCATGCCTTCCGAAAGTGTTCTTGGCCTTTAATTTCTCTATCGTTGATGGTCTACGACTTCGAGGTTTAATGAAATAA
- a CDS encoding uncharacterized protein (EggNog:ENOG410PIYS~COG:S~TransMembrane:9 (o12-33i59-79o85-105i112-133o153-173i212-231o251-270i282-303o309-331i)) yields the protein MGELGGLSPQGSIAIGVLVGLISTSLQAIGLTLQRKSHILEDEKYPYDNRRPPYKRARWQLGMFMFVLSNIVGSTIQITTLPLPVLSTLQAAGLVFNTIFATLILGEPFTRYSFGGTVLVCVGAVLIAIFGAIGEPAHTLDQLLELLSRPPFLRWIAGTAVIVVVTLLGARLLKNVSTPGRTSGWTLLKLSRSHSPYHHHHHHSPRLKTLRGVLFGAVSGILSAHSLLVAKTAVELLVRTILDRVNQFNRWQSWIILLGLVVLALTQLYYMHRGLKLCSTSILYPFVFCVYNIIAILDGLIYFHQASRLSGLHAGLIALGTVILLSGVLCLSWRLEEVTTQPEAGPAAAALVPGLGILEEQATSPTYTDFIYPSDEESYPAERQPLLLHSPTQQTTPSRRYTPTFSRISPQQRHSINITNEAAQIWAELHDESNNITTQEQDRVPTSPTPFHRHRHSHHKSQRSKSSAAPFPPNDISTPQPSSPVTGRERSIKWKSIFKASPSSRSRQHRNGNMWRRASTPVVAEENHEGRRTIIQRDVSANARTTARTDIPNGSLEAIRASLDETQQTEHDDGEEVMSKETWFGRLFRRRR from the exons CTCGGGATGTTTATGTTTGTTCTCTCCAATATCGTCGGGAGCACGATCCAGATCACGACCCTACCTCTCCCGGTCCTTTCCACTCTCCAGGCG GCAGGGCTTGTCTTCAACACGATCTTTGCAACGTTGATACTGGGAGAGCCATTCACTCGTTACTCTTTCGGCGGCACCGTTCTCGTATGCGTCGGGGCAGTATTGATTGCAATATTTGGAGCTATCGGCGAACCGGCGCATACTCTGGACCAGCTTCTTGAACTTCTGAGTCGCCCACCGTTCCTTCGATGGATAGCGGGAACTGCTGTGATTGTCGTGGTGACACTCCTCGGCGCCCGTTTGCTGAAAAACGTCTCAACCCCTGGCAGGACCAGTGGCTGGACTCTTTTGAAGCTCTCAAGATCGCACTCTCCGTATCAccatcatcaccaccacAGCCCACGTTTGAAGACGCTTCGAGGAGTCCTCTTTGGCGCTGTGAGTGGAATACTTTCTGCGCATTCACTTCTTGTAGCGAAAACGGCAGTTGAGCTGCTCGTTCGCACCATTCTCGATCGAGTGAACCAATTTAATCGGTGGCAGTCGTGGATTATCCTCCTCGGCCTGGTAGTACTCGCCCTTACCCAGTTATACTACATGCACCGCGGCCTCAAGCTCTGTAGCACCAGCATCCTTTACCCATTCGTATTTTGCGTCTATAACATTATCGCCATTCTGGATGGATTGATATATTTCCACCAAGCATCACGATTGTCAGGATTGCATGCCGGGCTTATAGCGTTGGGGACGGTCATTTTGCTCTCGGGTGTTCTTTGTCTCTCGTGGAGATTGGAAGAAGTCACGACGCAGCCAGAGGCTGGCCCTGCAGCCGCCGCCCTAGTTCCAGGACTCGGCATTTTGGAAGAacaagccacttctcctACATACACTGATTTTATCTACCCATCCGACGAAGAATCATATCCTGCGGAGCGACAGCCACTACTATTACATTCACCGACCCAACAAACCACCCCGTCGCGCCGTTACACGCCCACCTTTTCTCGAATATCACCTCAACAGCGGCACAGCATCAATATAACCAACGAAGCAGCCCAGATATGGGCCGAACTCCACGACGAGAGCAACAACATCACCACGCAAGAACAGGACCGCGTCCCAACATCTCCAACTCCCTTCCACCGTCACCGACATTCTCATCACAAAAGCCAACGCAGCAAGAGCAGCGCTGCGCCCTTTCCGCCCAATGACATCAGCACACCTCAACCATCGTCCCCCGTCACCGGAAGAGAGAGATCCATAAAGTGGAAAAGCATATTCAAAGCAAGTCCAAGCAGTCGCTCCCGCCAACATCGCAACGGCAACATGTGGCGTCGTGCATCCACTCCTGTGGTGGCAGAAGAGAACCACGAGGGTCGGAGGACGATCATACAGAGAGATGTAAGTGCGAATGCGAGGACGACGGCTCGCACGGATATACCAAATGGATCTCTGGAGGCGATACGAGCTTCTCTGGACGAGACACAACAAACCGAGCACGACGATGGGGAGGAAGTTATGTCCAAGGAAACGTGGTTTGGTCGGCTATTTCGTCGGCGCCGATAA